In one window of Triplophysa dalaica isolate WHDGS20190420 unplaced genomic scaffold, ASM1584641v1 Contig20, whole genome shotgun sequence DNA:
- the LOC130417138 gene encoding zinc finger BED domain-containing protein 5-like: MEKFLVRTNKPTDAPPAAKNLRRYDEAYLQFGFTVTADLRPQCVVCAEVLANDSMKPCKLKRHLETKHPGIKNKPAEYFKRKLDGLHQQQATISVHSTVSKQCLEASYVVAKRIGKLGKPHTIAETLILPAAQDMCRIMIGDSAAAKLGAVPLSNDTVARRIVDMSNDIREQLIEFVKKSPYYALQLDESTDIAGQAQLLTYVRYLRDKAIEEDVLFCRPLQLHTTGEAIFNVLNIFILENGLAWDRCVGLCTDGAQAMTGRERGLAARVQQVAPLVKWTHCMVHREALAAKKMPVLFDSVLNQSVKMINLIKSRPLNSRLFGVLCQEMGSGHEQLLLHTEVRWLSRGRVLQRLYELREEVKWFLTEIKSDLAKHLDDTMWLASLSYLVDIFDRLNGLNLSLQGRGTHILILADKVHAFTQKLDLWHGRISQGNCDMFPSLADFITDAGTSHDFSSLFQSASEHLSAMRKQFATYFKEDYRSFAWVRDPFVCTANELSIDMQEQLIELKSDSRLKELFNSCPLSSFWAALMQEYPELCDVAMKILLPFASTYLCEAGFSKMTALKTKYRNRAQIEDDLRLCLSNIEPRIGDLCKAKQAQVSH; this comes from the coding sequence atggagaaatttcTTGTGCGGACCAACAAGCCAACCGACGCACCACCAGCTGCAAAAAACCTTAGAAGGTACGATGAAGCATACCTGCAGTTTGGGTTTACAGTTACGGCTGATCTGAGACctcagtgtgtcgtgtgtgccGAGGTGCTGGCAAACGACAGTATGAAGCCCTGCAAATTAAAAAGGCACCTCGAAACAAAGCATCCTGGCATTAAAAATAAGCcagctgaatattttaaaagaaagcttgaTGGCCTCCATCAGCAACAGGCAACCATTTCAGTGCACAGCACTGTGTCTAAACAGTGTTTGGAGGCATCGTATGTAGTGGCCAAAAGAATCGGTAAACTGGGTAAACCGCATACAATCGCAGAGACTCTCATTTTGCCGGCAGCGCAAGACATGTGCAGAATAATGATAGGCGATAGTGCAGCAGCCAAACTCGGTGCAGTACCACTGTCCAATGACACAGTCGCTAGGAGAATTGTAGACATGTCCAATGATATCAGAGAGCAACTGATCGAGTTTGTAAAAAAGAGTCCTTACTACGCGCTGCAGCTGGACGAATCCACTGATATTGCTGGGCAGGCACAGCTCCTCACCTATGTCAGGTATCTACGGGACAAGGCGATTGAGGAGGATGTACTGTTTTGCCGGCCTCTTCAGTTGCACACTACAGGAGAAGCCATTTTCAATgtccttaatatttttatccttGAAAATGGTTTGGCTTGGGACCGATGCGTTGGCCTATGCACGGATGGTGCGCAAGCAATGACGGGGCGTGAGCGTGGCCTAGCTGCTCGAGTTCAGCAAGTAGCTCCACTTGTGAAATGGACACATTGCATGGTCCATCGCGAAGCACTAGCTGCTAAAAAAATGCCGGTTCTTTTTGACTCCGTGCTGAACCAATCcgtgaaaatgataaatcttaTCAAATCACGGCCGTTAAACTCTCGCTTGTTTGGGGTCCTCTGCCAGGAGATGGGGTCAGGGCACGAACAGCTGCTTCTGCACACTGAAGTTCGCTGGCTCTCCAGGGGGCGGGTGCTACAGCGGTTGTATGAGCTTCGagaggaggtgaagtggtttttgacagaaatcaaatcagatCTGGCGAAGCATCTGGATGACACTATGTGGCTTGCGTCTCTGTCCTATTTGGTCGATATATTTGACCGCTTGAATGGCCTCAACCTGTCTTTGCAAGGCCGCGGAACTCATATTTTGATCCTTGCAGACAAAGTGCACGCCTTCACACAAAAACTAGACCTCTGGCATGGCCGCATCAGTCAAGGGAACTGCGACATGTTTCCCAGCCTTGCAGACTTTATCACTGATGCAGGCACGTCACACGATTTCTCATCCCTATTTCAATCAGCGTCTGAGCACCTGTcagcaatgagaaaacaatttgCGACGTACTTTAAAGAGGATTATCGCTCTTTTGCGTGGGTTCGAGATCCGTTTGTGTGCACAGCAAACGAGCTATCAATTGATATGCAGGAACAGCTTATTGAGCTGAAGAGTGACAGTAGACTGAAGGAACTCTTTAACTCCTGCCCTCTTTCGTCATTCTGGGCAGCATTGATGCAGGAATATCCTGAACTCTGTGACGTCGCCATGAAGATTCTCCTTCCTTTCGCGTCGACATATCTGTGTGAGGCAGGATTCTCAAAAATGACTGCACTCAAAACGAAATACCGCAATCGTGCACAAATCGAGGATGATCTGAGACTATGTTTATCAAACATTGAGCCAAGAATTGGGGATCTTTGCAAGGCAAAGCAGGCTCAGGTCTCGCATTAA